A stretch of the Metopolophium dirhodum isolate CAU chromosome 8, ASM1992520v1, whole genome shotgun sequence genome encodes the following:
- the LOC132951052 gene encoding uncharacterized protein LOC132951052, whose amino-acid sequence MRNACLLAAFWLATCTLVIVGRVTGVEFDQRQPSSYGDDYSYYGEHSVAAPESEEVSARTHHAKLHKLKKLKLKKRLLLQCLLGHGRRRRDTSEASGRFFLPVVLQSTNVNVGSGGGGYGGHQQQQSMHSGCMQMFGDDNNHGPLGSPPSLGSLGSLGSPLGSLGSALGSLGSLGPAPVSEETEEGGNRNYAADWNRYARQFRRNFVRPLYRLF is encoded by the exons ATGAGAAACgcg TGTCTGTTGGCGGCCTTTTGGTTGGCCACGTGCACGTTGGTCATCGTTGGCCGCGTTACCGGGGTGGAGTTCGATCAGAGGCAGCCTTCGTCGTACGGCGACGACTATTCTTACTACGGCGAACACAGTGTGGCGGCGCCAGAGAGCGAGGAAGTGTCGGCGCGCACCCATCACGCAAAGCTGCACAAGTTGAAGAAGCTCAAGCTCAAGAAGCGTCTGTTGCTGCAGTGCCTGTTGGGGCACGGCCGGCGGCGGCGCGACACGTCCGAGGCTTCCGGTCGATTCTTTCTTCCGGTCGTATTGCAGAGCACCAACGTCAACGTGGGTTCCGGCGGCGGTGGATACGGCGGCCATCAGCAGCAACAGTCGATGCACAGCGGATGCATGCAAATGTTCGGCGATGACAACAATCACGGTCCACTGGGCTCGCCGCCGTCGTTGGGCTCGTTGGGATCGTTGGGCTCGCCGTTAGGCTCGCTGGGCTCGGCGCTCGGTTCGCTGGGCTCGCTCGGGCCGGCTCCAGTGTCGGAAGAGACGGAAGAGGGCGGCAACCGCAATTACGCCGCCGACTGGAACAGATATGCCAGACAGTTCCGCCGCAACTTTGTCAGGCCGCTGTACCGCCTGTTCTAG
- the LOC132950167 gene encoding uncharacterized protein LOC132950167 isoform X10, which produces MTTTAAVEASKLDRTDPRVRKLVYNMYRNVLGNYNDKANAMLDALPEHQVTQDQGIDRQLSSILHQIGVKDLAAGDMSAPPPPAPPPLQYSGGTTQGGPPPPPPPPMLHSGHIPAIRIKTELNEPREIPSTIQNAMATKDKKPFTYLPGGLDLSEIRSPRMQRRLERNAQTPPSPEQVPQKSPDYQQQQEVKPNFEHKPVCNVRPASERVCLLPQVQHQPQLNKSPTPWMQKAAQIQPSPAPWTQNKKEYVDQVDKSEERVVPVRVEINRQIPTQPLKNNTNHSYDSEPIQGRSFKVLQQITEPKGVLYDGTQPYNSQSLPLSELRKLQLSDDDRSFMNRVKSQVDDDKFLHNETDPRYKGASIPSRSFRMLQTLTNSAPVPMDNNYKQSVPINNYVSVEPIESKMYVPPSERPVGSEPHKYTGGSIPSRSFRMLQAMTGQNNEEEQQQQQNDLQNLQSHTPYPFLCPEFWQHYNYLKEFHDWHCTGSESVTDQQQYHEDHQQQQYHHQHQQQQQSTIQQSVQTGVASVADTTAAYTGHVLNTIAEEEVADDENDCSPYADDTDSSECEVTVTVTLPSKKAAAETMVGEAVQERAKASSPVDFWQQINDGAGVPADTSTSDSDDECSGDEEPSGVVCQPENLLQMPSVVACPTENLLHKPLGVVCQPENLLQKPSDDEAVGDCHQPSDREDDDADSGITTTSSADMASRPTSAKDVNGSGRIGGVGVGSKKYQRTCTHSRLFDFLQRDDDDDDDAADNDDGADSCSNGADSSNGTDGKNKPPQSCTSGYSSAATTPSTPSAVGRSRTYESDLARTEYDSYYKSWEYACPYFGYDILPSKAFKTIATRLQGGGGPVAACKSPTTAAAGTTTRFKCPKIPNGEDGS; this is translated from the exons ATGACTACCACAGCTGCCGTCGAAGCGTCAAAATTGGACCGTACCGATCCCAGAGTGCGAAAACTTGTGTACAACATGTACAGAAACGTTTTGGGGAATTATAACGATAAAGCCAACGCTATGTTGGACGCGTTGCCGGAACACCAAGTAACCCAAGACCAAGGGATCGATCGACAGCTATCCAGTATATT GCATCAAATAGGAGTGAAAGACTTAGCCGCTGGAGATATGTCCGCACCACCCCCGCCAGCGCCGCCACCACTGCAATATTCTG GAGGAACAACTCAAGGTGGTCcacccccaccaccaccaccaccaatgTTGCACAGTGGACACATTCCAGCTATTAGAATAAAAACTGag CTGAATGAACCTAGAGAAATACCATCAACCATACAAAATGCAATGGCTACCAAAGACAAAAAACCATTTACGTATCTTCCAGGTGGATTAGACTTGAGCGAGATCAGAAGTCCTCGAATGCAAAGGCGCTTAGAAAGAAATGCCCAGACTCCACCTAGCCCGGAACAAGTACCTCAAAAATCTCCTGACTATCAGCAACAACAAGAGGTAAAACCAAACTTTGAACACAAACCAGTGTGTAACGTGCGACCTGCCTCGGAAAGGGTATGCCTGTTGCCCCAAGTTCAGCATCAACCACAGCTGAATAAGTCGCCCACTCCTTGGATGCAGAAGGCTGCACAAATTCAACCCTCCCCAGCTCCGTGGACCCAAAACAAAAAAGAATATGTTGATCAg gtTGATAAATCAGAAGAACGAGTTGTACCCGTGCGAGTTGAAATTAATAGACAAATACCAACACAACCACTGAAGAATAATACAAACCACTCGTATGATTCTGAACCGATACAAGGACGTTCATTTAAAGTGCTCCAACAAATTACCGAGCCAAAAG gcGTGCTTTATGATGGTACTCAGCCTTATAACAGCCAGTCATTACCCTTATCGGAACTCAGAAAGTTGCAGTTAAGTGATGACGACCGATCTTTCATGAACAGGGTTAAATCTCAAG TTGACGATGATAAATTTTTACACAACGAAACGGACCCTCGTTACAAAGGTGCGTCGATTCCGTCTAGAAGCTTTCGAATGTTGCAAACATTAACGAACTCTGCACCtg TTCCGATGGATAACAATTACAAACAATCGGTACCGATAAACAATTACGTATCAG TAGAACCTATAGAATCCAAAATGTATGTACCACCGTCAGAGAGACCTGTCGGCTCAGAACCGCATAAGTATACCGGTGGCTCTATACCATCAAGATCATTCAGGATGTTACAAGCTATGACTGGCCAAAATAACG aagaagaacaacaacaacaacaaaatgaCTTACAAAACCTGCAATCGCATACCCCATATCCTTTTCTCTGTCCCGAATTTTGGCAACATTACAATTATCTAAAGGAATTTCACGACTGGCACTGCACCGGTTCTGAGTCTGTGACAGATCAGCAACAATACCACGAAGAccaccaacaacaacaataccaccaccaacaccaacaacaacaacaatccACAATACAGCAATCGGTGCAGACCGGCGTCGCGTCGGTGGCAGACACCACTGCGGCGTATACCGGCCACGTGTTGAACACCATCGCCGAAGAAGAAGTCGCCGACGACGAGAACGACTGCTCACCGTACGCCGACGATACCGACTCAAGCGAGTGCGAAGTGACGGTGACGGTGACGTTGCCGTCGAAGAAAGCTGCCGCCGAGACGATGGTGGGTGAGGCAGTACAGGAACGGGCGAAGGCTAGTTCACCGGTGGACTTTTGGCAGCAAATCAACGACGGTGCAGGCGTGCCGGCCGACACGTCTACGTCGGACAGCGACGACGAGTGTTCGGGTGACGAAGAGCCTTCGGGCGTCGTTTGTCAACCAGAGAACCTGCTGCAGATGCCGTCGGTCGTCGCTTGTCCTACGGAGAACCTGTTGCACAAGCCGTTGGGCGTCGTTTGTCAGCCGGAGAACCTGCTGCAGAAGCCGTCGGACGACGAGGCGGTCGGCGACTGCCACCAGCCGTCGGATCGCGAAGACGACGACGCCGATTCAGGCATCACGACGACATCGTCGGCCGACATGGCGAGCCGACCGACCTCCGCCAAAGACGTGAATGGTAGCGGAAGAATCGGAGGCGTCGGCGTCGGCTCAAAGAAATACCAAAGAACGTGCACGCACTCGCGACTCTTCGACTTCTTGcagcgcgacgacgacgacgacgacgacgccgccgACAACGATGACGGCGCGGACTCCTGCAGCAACGGCGCGGACTCCAGCAACGGTACGGACGGGAAAAACAAACCGCCGCAGTCGTGCACTTCCGGTTATTCGTCGGCGGCCACCACGCCGTCCACGCCGTCGGCGGTCGGCAGGAGCCGGACTTACGAATCGGACTTGGCCCGGACGGAATACGACAGTTATTACAAGAGCTGGGAGTACGCTTGCCCGTACTTCGGATACGACATACTGCCGTCGAAGGCGTTCAAGACCATCGCGACGCGGCTGCAGGGAGGCGGCGGTCCCGTGGCGGCCTGCAAGTCCCCGACGACTGCCGCCGCGGGCACCACCACCAGGTTCAAGTGTCCCAAAATTCCTAACGGAGAAGACGGATCTTAA
- the LOC132951050 gene encoding cyclin-G-associated kinase, with the protein MSDIFKSALDYFSSSFSAENNDYVGSNVELGNVKLKIKRLIAEGGSGMVFVAQAQDTGKEYALKKLLAADDAADKVILNEIDVLKKLSGHPNIIHFMSAAFTSKIDSPRGSNEYLILTEFCPGGNVAELLSAREKPLHRNIVTSVFYQMCSATRHMHCQSPPLIHRDLKIENFLISDDGKIKLCDFGSCTTKVYKPDENWTSQQRAVLEDKLNQCTTPMYRAPEMIDTWSNHEIGTAVDVWALGCVCYALCCNRHPFEDSNKLAILNARYSFSQVESSYTDFISIIKGCLQPDPSLRMSVFESLKLIERIKEMYKVSIESLDINKLKSEGKPLEPIGSNIPSIPQQPVVAKQSPVTMPNSGLFSQIRGGAGSFLKNLKDTSNRVMQTVQSSVNVKSGIDMVFITSKLAVLTVTQDANSENIASCLDTRQCRLYNMTGHSYPRTIGRSIVIEVHPKTITCPTLHEIYAVCDDMYSFLTNNSTNLCVILQSTENSGTSALIVCAFLLYTNASDTAENVCTIYAVKKSTPIFQPSENRYLNYIATEHTHNIDSINIRRLIMEPVPLFNKNRDGCRPFVEIFEGYNKVLTTEVEYERLTSYDISHGKVSLALKSLPAGIRNDITLIVYHSRQVLGRTVPIKIFQLQFHSDFLMFPDGEDIVIDFTKSELDFLASSEHYQSNMFHVKIEMEQHKNGISLQCKTRDNSKKPDLLFSTSIENTQFEDLFPLRNKNIKTSPVVQPKDTANVPIRVAPPRPHLPPKVEVQSNKPNEGLLLNFSSVSIDDEPATSKPDNLFDLLGPESEKTESKDLFGGFVNASNTNNDILFDPFVSKTNSNDGDLLNLNDPSIHKTNNSWVNQSVPQDITIPNPVNGRSVSNGSFTSTKSNVDDFDFLKTDNWMNFSSHSQTSSPTKSAKTPAEPNYSGINIESETTKAPPKSGGDIFGDLLGSQGYTFSSKLNPGPKTINEMRRVDLVKEIDPEKLKVMEWVEGKKGNIRALLGTLHTVLWEGSGWNCNLSNLVTYADVKKAYRKACLAVHPDKQTGTCNENIAKLIFVELNNAWSEFDAKSS; encoded by the exons ATGTCTGATATATTCAAATCTGCTCTAGACTACTTTAGTAGTAGTTTCTCGGCCGAAAACAACGATTATGTCGGTTCTAACGTAGAATTGGGCAATGTTAAGCTAAAGATAAAAAGACTTATTGCCGAAG GTGGATCAGGTATGGTGTTTGTAGCCCAAGCTCAAGATACTGGTAAAGAGTATGCATTAAAG aaattacttGCAGCAGATGATGCTGCTGATAAAGTTATTCTTAACGAAATTGATGTTCtt AAAAAGCTAAGCGGTCATccaaacataatacattttatgtcgGCAGCATTTACTAGTAAAATTGATTCACCTCGAGGATCAAATGAGTATCTTATTCTAACAGAATTCTGTCCAG gaGGAAATGTTGCAGAATTATTATCAGCTAGAGAAAAACCTTTACATAGAAATATTGTTACTTCAGTATTTTACCAAATGTGTTCAGCCACACGACACATGCACTGTCAAAGTCCACCTCTCATTCATAGAGATCTAAAG ATTGAAAACTTTTTGATCAGTGATgatggtaaaattaaattatgtgacTTTGGAAGTTGTACTACAAAAGTGTACAAGCCAGATGAGAATTGGACATCACAGCAACGAGCCGTCTTGGAagataaa CTTAATCAATGTACAACTCCAATGTACCGTGCTCCTGAAATGATTGATACTTGGTCTAATCATGAAATTGGTACAGCTGTTGATGTGTGGGCTTTAGGTTGTGTTTGCTACGCTTTATGTTGTAATCGGCATCCATTTGAAGATTCCAATAAACTAGCAATATTAAATGCAAGATATTCATTTTCACAAGTAGAAAGTTCATACACTGATTTTATCTCTATTATAA AGGGATGTTTACAACCAGATCCTTCATTAAGAATGTCAGTTTTTGAATCATTAAAACTTATTGAGCGCATTAAAGAAATGTATAAAGTTAGTATTGAATCATTAGATATCAACAAATTGAAATCTGAAGGAAAACCGTTGGAACCTATTGGATCTAATATCCCTAGTATTCCACAACAGCCAGTTGTAGCGAA aCAATCACCAGTAACTATGCCTAATTCAGGTTTATTTTCTCAAATACGTGGTGGGGCAggaagttttttaaaaaatttaaaagacacATCTAACCGAGTAATGCAAACTGTCCAATC ATCAGTCAATGTAAAATCTGGTATAGATATGGTGTTCATAACATCAAAATTAGCCGTGTTAACAGTTACTCAAGACGCAAACTCAGAAAATATTGCTTCGTGTTTAGACACCAGACAATGTCGATTGTACAACATGACAGGCCATTCATATCCTCGAACCATTGGACGTTCAATT GTTATAGAAGTTCATCCAAAGACAATAACATGTCCTACTTTACATGAGATATATGCAGTTTGTGATGACATGTATAGTTTTCTGACTAACAATTCCACAAATCTTTGTGTCATACTCCAAtcaact GAAAACTCTGGTACTTCTGCATTAATAGTTTGcgcatttttattgtatacaaatgcATCAGATACTGctgaaaatgtttgtacaatATATGCTGTTAAAAAGTCTACACCTATTTTTCAGCCCTCGgaaaatag gtatttaaattacatagcGACTGagcacacacataatattgacTCAATAAACATAAGAAGACTCATTATGGAGCCAGTTcctctttttaataaaaatcg CGATGGCTGCCGTCCGTTTGTAGAAATTTTTGAAGGTTACAATAAAGTTTTAACTACAGAAGTAGAATATGAGCGATTGACTTCATATGATATCTCCCATggaaaa GTATCACTTGCCTTGAAATCATTACCTGCTGGAATTCGAAATGACATCACTCTCATTGTATACCATTCTAGACAAGTTCTTGGGCGAACAGtgccaattaaaatatttcaattgcaATTCCATTCTGATTTTTTAATGTTCCCTGATGGAGAAGatattgtaatagattttaCGAA gaGTGAATTAGATTTTTTAGCGAGTTCTGAACACTATCAAAGTAATATGTTTCATGTGAAAATTGAAATGGAACAACATAAAAATGGAATCTCGTTACAATGCAAAACAAGAGATAATAGTAAGAAACCTGATTTACTGTTCTCAACTTCCATTGAAAATACTCAATTTGAAGATTTGTTTCCCctgagaaataaaaatattaagacatCACCGGTTGTTCAACCAAAA GATACAGCAAATGTTCCTATTCGAGTGGCTCCCCCAAGACCACATTTACCTCCAAAAGTCGAAGTTCAATCGAATAAACCTAACGAAGgcctattattaaatttttcatcagtttCAATAGATGATGAACCAGCCACATCGAAACCGGATaacttatttgatttattaggACCTGAGTCTGAAAAGACTGAATCCAAAGACTTATTTGGAGGATTTGTAAACGCTTCAAATACAAACAATGATATTCTATTTGATCCATTTGTTTCgaaaacaaattcaaat gatggcgatttgttaaatttaaacgaTCCTAGCATACATAAAACAAACAATTCTTGGGTTAACCAATCAGTTCCACAGGATATAACGATACCTAATC CTGTGAATGGAAGAAGCGTTTCAAATGGTAGTTTTACTTCTACTAAATCAAATGttgatgattttgattttttgaaaactgataaTTGGATGAATTTTTCAAGCCATTCACAAACAA gCAGCCCTACAAAGTCAGCTAAGACACCAGCTGAACCTAATTACAGCGGTATAAACATTGAATCAGAAACAACAAAAGCTCCACCAAAATCTGGTGGAGATATTTTTGGAGATCTTTTAGGGAGCCAAGGGTATACATTCAGTTCAAAACTTAATCCTGGTCCAAAAACAATAAACGAAATGCGCCGAGTAGACTTGGTTAAAGAAATCGACCCAGAAAAACTAAAA GTTATGGAATGGGTTGAAGGAAAAAAAGGAAACATTAGAGCTTTACTTGGTACACTACATACAGTATTATGGGAAGGATCTGGGTGGAATTGCAATCTCAGTAATTTGGTAACCTATGCTGATGTAAAGAAAGCATATAGAAAAGCATGCCTTGCTGTTCATCCTGATAAG CAAACCGGAACTTGCAATGAAAACATTGCAAAACTAATTTTTGTGGAACTGAACAACGCTTGGTCAGAATTTGATGCTAAATCAAGTTAG